One genomic segment of Ricinus communis isolate WT05 ecotype wild-type chromosome 5, ASM1957865v1, whole genome shotgun sequence includes these proteins:
- the LOC8284048 gene encoding protein SRG1, whose product MAYPQPSAAGFENFHSVLSLQELIKKPMVEIPPRYVFRSDDEETLNCHSFSTIIPTFDFKLLLSKETSDLEIEKLHSICKEWGIFQLVNHGVSSIMAKLNHEIEEFYKLPLEEKMKYKIRPGEFEGYGTISRMKGTLDWGDRFYMITNPITRRKPHLFPELPSSLRDSLESYLSEMQKIAMKLLEFLAQALNIDKKEMEELFDNGMQSMRMSYYPPCPQPELVVGITPHSDATGITILSQVNEVDGFQIKKDGVWMPVSFVPYALVVNLGDILQILSNGVYQSIEHRVTVNSEKERMSIAFFCNPKFEVEIGPAPSLINSQNPPQYRRIGMEDYVKGYFSQKLNRKSYLEKMKLQHEELVLEDKLDSN is encoded by the exons ATGGCATATCCACAACCTTCAGCCGCTGGCTTTGAGAATTTCCATTCAGTACTCAGTCTTCAAGAGCTCATAAAAAAGCCTATGGTCGAGATCCCACCACGCTATGTTTTTCGTTCTGATGATGAAGAAACCTTAAACTGCCATTCTTTCTCCACAATAATCCCCACTTTTGACTTCAAGCTGCTGCTTTCCAAGGAAACCTCAGATTTAGAGATTGAAAAGTTGCACTCCATTTGCAAAGAATGGGGAATCTTCCAG TTGGTGAACCACGGAGTTAGCTCTATAATGGCTAAGCTGAATCATGAGATTGAAGAATTCTATAAGCTTCCCTTAGAGGAGAAAATGAAATACAAGATAAGGCCAGGTGAGTTTGAAGGTTATGGAACAATCTCTAGAATGAAAGGGACACTCGACTGGGGTGATAGGTTCTACATGATAACCAACCCTATTACTAGAAGAAAACCTCACCTGTTTCCAGAGCTCCCTTCATCTCTGAG AGATAGCTTGGAGAGTTATTTATCTGAAATGCAAAAAATTGCCATGAAGCTTCTTGAGTTTCTAGCACAGGCTCTAAACATAGATAAAAAAGAGATGGAGGAGTTGTTTGATAATGGAATGCAATCAATGAGGATGTCATATTATCCTCCATGCCCACAACCAGAGCTAGTTGTGGGTATTACTCCTCATTCAGATGCAACTGGAATCACAATCCTCAGTCAGGTTAATGAAGTTGATGGTTTCCAGATTAAAAAGGATGGAGTTTGGATGCCAGTGAGCTTCGTTCCATATGCACTTGTTGTGAATTTAGGAGACATTCTTCAG atattgaGCAACGGGGTATACCAAAGCATCGAGCACAGGGTAACAGTAAAttctgaaaaagaaaggatGTCTATTGCATTTTTCTGCAACCCTAAATTTGAGGTGGAGATTGGACCTGCTCCAAGTCTAATCAACTCACAGAACCCACCACAATATAGAAGAATAGGGATGGAAGATTATGTCAAAGGCTACTTCTCTCAGAAGCTCAATAGGAAATCATACTTGGAGAAAATGAAACTTCAGCATGAGGAATTGGTATTGGAGGACAAACTCGATAGCAATTAG